Genomic DNA from Frondihabitans sp. PAMC 28766:
GGCGAGCGACCAGACCTCGGAGGCGACGGTGCCGGGCGTGTCGTCGCGGAGCACCTCGGGCGCCGACCACGGAATCGAGAGCCCGACGACCTCGGCCGGTTCGCTCTCGCCGAGCGACGCGGCGATGCCGAAGTCGGACAGCACAGGGTGGCCGTAGGCCGTCGTCAGGATGTTGGAGGGCTTGATGTCACGGTGCAGCACGCCCTGGCGGTGGGCCGTCTCGATGGCGCTGCCGATCTTGACGGCGATCCGCAGGACATCGGCCACGGGATGCGCTCGCGACGGTACCGCTCGCTCAGCGACGACGAGCACAGCTCCATGACGAGGTAGGGCCGGCCGTCGGCCGACACGCTGGCCTGGTAGACCGTCAGGATCGACGGGTGGCCGCTCAGCTGCGCCATCAGGTTCGCCTCGGCCTGGAACATCTGGCGCACCTGGTCGTTCACGACCTCGCTCAGCATCACCTTGACTGCCACCTGGCGCCGCGGCATGTTCTGCTCGTAGAGGAAGACGTCGGCGAAGCCGCCCGACCCCAGCACGTGCATGTGCGAGAACCCGGGCAACACCGGGGGCTGCGACGGCAGGCGTCGTGCCATGTCGCCCCCTCAGAAGCTTGGATGAGAGCGCCGTGACAGCGCCCCGTCGAAATGCCGATCCGTGTCATTGTAAGCGGACACGCCTGTAGCCCGAGGGGGTCGGGGGCCTATCTGTGGACAACTCGAGGTCCCCCATTTCGGGGGCGTGGCGCGTCGGCCACTCTGCCGCCGTCGGGCCGTGGAGGGGTCAGCGGCGCGGCAGCTGGTCGGTCGGCAGGGTCGCCTCGATGTCGTCCCGGTCGCTCGACTCGCGCACGTCGACCACGACGGCCGTCACGTTGTCGCGGCCCCCGGCCGACACTGCCGCAGTGACCAGCGCCGTCGCCGCGGCCTGCGCCTCGGGGTTCGAGACGAGCACTGCGGCGATCGCCGTCGCGTGCAGCTCTTTCGTGAGGCCGTCCGAGCAGACCAGCAGACGAAGACCCGCTCGGGCCGGCACTCGCCAGTAGTCGGGGCTCGGCTCGGCGCCGAAGCCGATGGCCTTCGTGATCACGTTGCTGTCGGGGTGGTTCTCGGCGTCGTCGGGGTGCAGCATGCCGGCCTGCACCATCTCCTGCACCACCGAGTGGTCGACGGTGACCTGGCTGAGCTTGCCCGAGTCGAGCATGTAGACGCGTGAGTCGCCCACGTTGAAGATCGTGAAGTAGGGCGCGTCGCCGTCACGGGTCAGGATCGCACCGGTCACCGTGGTGCCCACGCCCAGTTCGGTGCCGACCGCTGCGATCTCGATGTCGTCGGTCGCGAGCCGCAGTGCCTCCTCCAGCGCGTCGGTGTCGAAGAATTCGTCCTCGGCCGCCTCGTCGAGCCGCCGCACGACGGCGTCCGACGCGACGTCCCCGGCGCTGTGGCCGCCCATGCCGTCGGCCACGACGAACAGCGGCGCCCGGGCGATGTAGCTGTCCTCGTTGTGAGCTCGGCGAAGGCCCACGTCGGTGGCCCCCGCCCAGTCGAGCACGACGGCGGAGGTGGCCGAGAGGTGGATGGTGTGCGCGGTCGTCGACCGGCCGATCTCTGTCACAGGGGTGATTCTTCCTGGGGAATGATGCGCGTAAGGGGCAGGATCTCGAGATGGTTCCCGTCACCTATGTCTACTATCGTGCCCGCGAGCACCACGATCGACTCGCCCTGCCGTAAAGCCACAGGAAGACGCCCCGGAATGGTCACGCGGGTGCCGTTGGTCGAGCGCAGGTCGGTCACGACCACCGCGCTGCCGTCCTGACGGATCTCGACGTGCGAGCCCGACACCTCTTTGTTGCGGGACGGTACCGCGACGAGGCGGGGCTCGGGCCCGGTGACGACCCGCGGGGCGGACGGGCGGCGACCGACGATGACCGGGGTGTCGAGCACGATCGCGGCGGCGCCGACGCCCACTCGGTGGTAGCGGCGCGGGGTCGACACGGTCATCGGCACACGCTACCAACTATCGGGGCTCCGTCCTGTCCTCCACAGGCGGGCAGGTCGCTGCATTCATCCACAGGATGCCGGATCGGTCGCGCGCGGCCCCGACCGCCGTGCCTAGTGTGCCCGCCATGACCATCCCCAGCCAGCACCTCACCCCCGCGTTCCCGTCCCCCTTCCCGTCCGACCTCTCCGCCGTCGTCGACACGGCGATCGTGACCCACGACTCACCCGTCGGCCTCCTCCGAATCCACACGCGGCACGGCTCGATCGTGCGCCTCGACATCGACGCCGACGACCCGGCCGCCGTCCGCCCGAACCTCCCCGAGGCGCCGAACCCGCTGCACGACGAGGCGAGGCGGCAGCTCGACGACTACTTCGCCGAGAGACGTCACTCGTTCGATCTGCCTCTCGGCCAGATCGGCACGGTCTTCCAAGCGGAGGTCTGGTCGGCTCTGACCGAGCTGCCGTTCGGGTCGGCGACGTCGTACGGCGAGCTGGCAGAGCTCACCGGTCGGCCGACCGGGGCACGCGCCGTCGGCGGGGCGATCCGCGCCAATCGCATCGCGCTGCTGGTGCCGTGCCACCGGGTGCTCGGCGTCGGGCGCCGCCTGACCGGCTACACCCCGGGGCGGGGCATCGAGACGAAGCGCTGGCTGCTCGAGCACGAGGGCATCGAGTTCACCCAGCCGGCGCCTCGCAAGACGTTCGACCGTGTCTCCCCTCTCGCTGCGTCCGAGCCGTCCGCGATGCTCGCGCTGCCTGCGATGGCGCCGGTCTTCGACGCCTGGGCCCTAGAGCCCGAGAACGCTTTCAGAGACGACGACGAGCCCGGATTCTTCCCGTTCGACGACCATCCCGCAGCCGCGCGCCCAGTCGACGAAGTCGCCGACGGAGGCCAGCTCCGGCCGTGACTCGACGAGGCGCGACACCAGGGTGCCCTTGGTCTTCTTGTTGAAGTGGTTGAGGGCGCGGCGACGCCCGTCGGCGTCCGACACGATGCGGGCGTAGGCGCTGCCGGGCGGAGCCGGGCCGAGGTCGACATAGGCCTCGCTGCGGAGGTCGACGACGGGAGCGCCCCGCAACACGAGAGCGCGCGCGACCGGTGCGGCCCACGTCTTCGCCAGCGACACCCCCGGCAGGCGCGAATCGTGCGAGAGGCGGTACGCGGGGATGGGGTCGAGGGCGCCCACGAGGCCGAAGAGCGCCGACTGGATCGCGACGTGCTCGCCGGCCCAGGCCGTCGCCTCCTGCGACAGAGCCGCCGCCCCGATCGGGTCGTAGACCACACCGGTGTATCGCTCGAGAGCAGGCAGTGTCTCGGATCCTCTCAGCGCGCGGTTGCGCTCGACCTCGAAGCGCAGGCGATCGCTGATCTTGAGCGCAACCAGAGACGCGTCGACGTCACGACTGAGACGGACGAGGGCGGCCACCACCGAACGGCGAGGCCGGTTCAGGGCCGGGAAGGACAGCACGTCGAAGTCGAGCGACGAGCCCTCGACTCCGCCATCGCGCTTCGTCTCGGACGGCGGCAGCAGGAAGAGCATGGGTTCACGGTCTCAGTTCGGGGGCGGGCGGACGGGCACACGAAACCGCCCGGTGCCTGCGAGTGCAAGCGCCGGGCGGTCGTGAGGCTGAGGAAGCGACTGCTGTCAGGAAACGAGCGAGGCATTCCGCGACACGATGGTGACCGTGTCGTTCTCGACCGACAGGAAGCCGTCTTCGGCGTTCGCCTCGACCGTGGCGCCATCGCTCAGACGAACGCGAACCTGGCCGGTCGCGAGGATCGCCAGCACCGGCTCGTGTCCGGGCAGGATGCCGATCTCGCCCTCGGTGGTGCGGGCAGTCACCTGCGCCGCCTCGCCCGACCAGACCTGCTGGTCGGCCGACACGACGTTGACATTGAGCGGCATGATCAGCCGTTCTCTTTCTGGATCTGAGCCCACTTCTCTTCGACGTCCGAGATGGAGCCGACATTGAAGAAGGCCTGCGTGGCGACGTGGTCGAACTCGCCGTCGGCGATCGCGGTGAACGACTCGATCGTGTCTTTCAGCGGCACGGTCGAGCCCTCGACACCGGTGAACTTCTTCGCCATGTAGGTGTTCTGCGAGAGGAACTGCTGGATGCGACGAGCGCGGGCGACGGTGATCTTGTCTTCTTCGGAGAGCTCGTCGACACCGAGGATCGCGATGATCTCCTGCAGCTCTTTGTTCTTCTGAAGGATCGCCTTGACGCGGATCGCCGTGTTGTAGTGGTCCTCGCCCAGGTAGCGAGGGTCGAGTATGCGGCTGGTCGAGGTCAGCGGGTCGACTGCCGGATAAAGACCCTGCGACGCGATTTCGCGCGACAGCTCGGTCGTCGCATCGAGGTGCGCGAACGTCGTGGCCGGCGCCGGGTCGGTGTAGTCGTCGGCGGGAACATAGATCGCCTGGAGCGACGTGATCGAGTGACCGCGCGTCGACGTGATGCGCTCTTGCAGCTGGCCCATCTCGTCGGCGAGGTTCGGCTGGTAGCCCACCGCGGACGGCATGCGGCCGAGCAGAGTCGATACCTCGGAGCCCGCCTGCGTGAAGCGGAAGATATTGTCGATGAAGAGCAGCACGTCCTGGCGCTGGACGTCGCGGAAGTACTCGGCCATGGTGAGGGCCGAGAGGGCGACGCGGAGACGGGTTCCCGGCGGCTCGTCCATCTGGCCGAAGACGAGGGCGGTCTTGTCGAAGACGCCCGCCTCTTCCATCTCCATGATGAGGTCGTTGCCCTCTCGGGTGCGCTCACCGACACCGGCGAACACCGACACACCGCCATGGTCCTGCGCGACGCGCTGGATCATCTCCTGGATGAGGACGGTCTTGCCGACGCCTGCACCGCCGAACAGGCCGATCTTGCCGCCCTGCACGTACGGGGTGAGGAGGTCGATGACCTTGATGCCGGTCTCGAACAGCTCGGTCTTCGACTCGAGCTGGTCGAAGGGCGGCGGGTCGCGGTGGATCGGCCAGCGCTCGGTGATCTCGACGGTCTCACCGGGCTCGAGGTTGAGGATGTCGCCCGTGACGTTGAAGACCTTGCCCTTCGTGACGTCGCCGACGGGCACAGAGATGGGGGCGCCCGTGTCGGTGACCTCCTGGCCGCGCACGAGACCGTCGGTCGGCTTGAGGGCGATCGCGCGGACGAGGTCGTCGCCCAGGTGCTGGGCGACCTCGAGCACGAGCTCGACGGTCTGGTCGCCGATGGCGATCGTCGTCTTCAGGGCGTTGTACACGCCCGGGATAGCGTCGTGCGGGAACTCGATGTCGACGACGGGGCCCGTGACCCGGGCGATACGCCCGACTCCGGGGGTCGCCTCTGCCGCGACTGGCGCGGTGGCGGTGTCAGTCATGGGATTCTCTCTCTTCCGGTTACTTCTTCTTGGTCGAGCTCAGGGCGTCTGCGCCGCCCACGATCTCGGAAATCTGCTGTGTGATCTCGCTCTGACGCGCGTTGTTGGCCAGGCGCGTGTAGTCGCGGATCAGAGTGTCGGCGTTGTCGCTGGCCGACTTCATCGCCTTCTGACGGGCCGCGTGCTCTGAGGCCGCCGACTGGAGCATTGCGTTGAACAGGCGGCTCTCGATGTAGACGGGCAGGAGTGCGTCGAGCACGTCTTCAGCCTCGGGCTCGAACTCGTAGAGCGGCAGGATCGCGTCGTCCTCCGGCTCGTCGATGCCCTCGACGACCTCGAGAGGCAACAGTCGCACGACCTCGGGCGTCTGCGTCACCATGCTCACGAAGCGGTTGTAGACGACGTGGATCTCGTCGACGCCGCCCTCGCTCGAATCGGTGAGGAACTTGGAGACGACGGCGTCGCCGATCTCCTTGGCCGTGTCGAACTCAGGCTGGTCGGTGTTGCCGGTCCAGGTCTGCTCGGAGTCTCGCTGACGGAAGGCGAAGTAGCTTGCGGCCTTGCGACCGACGAGGTAGTAGACGACGTCTTTGCCCTGGTTGCGAAGCAGCGTGGCGAGCTCTTCGCCGGCCTTCAGGACATTCGACGAGAAGGCCCCGTTCAGGCCTCGGTCGGACGTGAAGAGGACGATCGCGGCGCGATCGATCGACTCGGGCTCGGTCGTCAGCACGTGGTCGACGTTCGAGAACGTCGCCACCGCCGAGACCGCACGCGTCACGGCGCGCGAGTAGGGGCCCGAGGCGGCCATCCGGGCCTGCGCCTTCTGAATGCGCGAGGCCGAGATGAGCTCCATCGCCCGCGTGACCTTCTTGGTCGTCTGGGCAGAGCGAATGCGCTGTCGGTAGACCCGAAGTTGCGCTCCCATGTGTCTCCTGTTGGTGTCGGTGAGGTGGTGATCGTCAGAAGGGGGCCGACGCGGAGGCCGGCCCCGGTTCGGCTAGCGAGCCGACTTGACGATCTTCTCCTGGTTGACGTCGTCGGTGTTCGTCGCTGTGAACTCTTCGCGGCCGACCGAGGCGAGCGGCTTGCCCTCGCCGGTCTGGAACTCCTTCTTGAAGTCGTCGACGCCCTTCTCGAGGTCGGCGACGATGTCGTCCGAGAGCACATTCGTCGACGCCAGCTTGGTCAGCACGTCGCCCGTGCGGCCGAGGTAATCATGGAACTCGGCCTCGAAGCGCAGGATGTCGGGCACCGGCACCTCGTCGAGCTTGCCGTTGGTGCCCGCCCAGATCGAGACGACCTGCTTCTCGACGGGGAAGGGCGAGTACTGCGGCTGCTTGAGCAGCTCGGTGAGGCGAGCGCCTCGGGCGAGCTGACGGCGCGACGCCTGGTCGAGGTCGGACGCGAACATCGCGAACGCCTCGAGCGACCGGTACTGGGCCAGCTCGAGCTTGAGCGTGCCGGAGACCTTCTTGATCGACTTGACCTGGGCGTCGCCGCCGACTCGCGAGACCGAGATGCCCACGTCGACCGCAGGGCGCTGGTTCGCGTTGAACAGGTCGGACTGCAGGAAGATCTGGCCGTCCGTGATCGAGATCACGTTGGTCGGGATGTAGGCCGAGACGTCGTTGGCCTTGGTCTCGATGATGGGCAGGCCTGTCATCGAGCCGGCGCCCAGCTCGTCGGACAGCTTCGCGCAGCGCTCGAGCAGACGCGAGTGCAGGTAGAAGACGTCGCCGGGGTACGCCTCGCGTCCCGGCGGACGACGCAGCAGCAGCGACACGGCGCGGTACGCCTCGGCCTGCTTGGACAGATCGTCGAAGACGATGAGCACGTGCTTGCCCGAGTACATCCAGTGCTGGCCGATGGCCGAGCCGGTGTAGGGCGCGAGGTACTTGAAGCCGGCCGGGTCGGAGGCGGGCGAAGCGACGATGGTGGTGTACTCCATCGCGCCGGCGTCTTCGAGCGCGCCCCGGACGGAGGCGATCGTCGAGCCCTTCTGGCCGATGGCGACGTAGATGCAGCGGACCTGTTTGTTCTCGTCGCCCGACTCCCAGTTGGCCTTCTGGTTGATGATCGTGTCGATGGCGATGGCCGTCTTGCCGGTCTGGCGGTCGCCGATGATCAGCTGACGCTGGCCACGGCCGATCGGGATCATGGCGTCGATCGCCTTGATGCCGGTCTGCATGGGCTCGTGCACCGACTTGCGCTGCATGACGCCCGGAGCCTGGAGCTCGAGGGCACGACGACCCTCGGCCTCGATCTCGCCGAGGCCGTCGATCGGGTTGCCCAGCGGGTCGACGACGCGGCCGAGATAGTTGTCGCCCACGGGCACGGAGAGGACCTCACCGGTGCGAGTGACCTCGAGGCCCTCGTCGATGCCGGAGAACTCGCCCAGCACGATGACGCCGATCTCGTCCTCGTCGAGGTTCTGGGCGAGGCCCAGGACGCCGTTCGAGAAGCGGATGAGCTCGTTCGCCATGACGCCGGGGAGACCCTCGACGTGGGCGATACCGTCGGC
This window encodes:
- a CDS encoding protein kinase, which gives rise to MADVLRIAVKIGSAIETAHRQGVLHRDIKPSNILTTAYGHPVLSDFGIAASLGESEPAEVVGLSIPWSAPEVLRDDTPGTVASEVWSLAATVYSLLAGAARSR
- a CDS encoding protein kinase — its product is MARRLPSQPPVLPGFSHMHVLGSGGFADVFLYEQNMPRRQVAVKVMLSEVVNDQVRQMFQAEANLMAQLSGHPSILTVYQASVSADGRPYLVMELCSSSLSERYRRERIPWPMSCGSPSRSAAPSRRPTARACCTVTSSPPTS
- a CDS encoding PP2C family serine/threonine-protein phosphatase; the protein is MTEIGRSTTAHTIHLSATSAVVLDWAGATDVGLRRAHNEDSYIARAPLFVVADGMGGHSAGDVASDAVVRRLDEAAEDEFFDTDALEEALRLATDDIEIAAVGTELGVGTTVTGAILTRDGDAPYFTIFNVGDSRVYMLDSGKLSQVTVDHSVVQEMVQAGMLHPDDAENHPDSNVITKAIGFGAEPSPDYWRVPARAGLRLLVCSDGLTKELHATAIAAVLVSNPEAQAAATALVTAAVSAGGRDNVTAVVVDVRESSDRDDIEATLPTDQLPRR
- a CDS encoding FHA domain-containing protein, which produces MTVSTPRRYHRVGVGAAAIVLDTPVIVGRRPSAPRVVTGPEPRLVAVPSRNKEVSGSHVEIRQDGSAVVVTDLRSTNGTRVTIPGRLPVALRQGESIVVLAGTIVDIGDGNHLEILPLTRIIPQEESPL
- a CDS encoding methylated-DNA--[protein]-cysteine S-methyltransferase; translation: MTIPSQHLTPAFPSPFPSDLSAVVDTAIVTHDSPVGLLRIHTRHGSIVRLDIDADDPAAVRPNLPEAPNPLHDEARRQLDDYFAERRHSFDLPLGQIGTVFQAEVWSALTELPFGSATSYGELAELTGRPTGARAVGGAIRANRIALLVPCHRVLGVGRRLTGYTPGRGIETKRWLLEHEGIEFTQPAPRKTFDRVSPLAASEPSAMLALPAMAPVFDAWALEPENAFRDDDEPGFFPFDDHPAAARPVDEVADGGQLRP
- a CDS encoding YaaA family protein; amino-acid sequence: MLFLLPPSETKRDGGVEGSSLDFDVLSFPALNRPRRSVVAALVRLSRDVDASLVALKISDRLRFEVERNRALRGSETLPALERYTGVVYDPIGAAALSQEATAWAGEHVAIQSALFGLVGALDPIPAYRLSHDSRLPGVSLAKTWAAPVARALVLRGAPVVDLRSEAYVDLGPAPPGSAYARIVSDADGRRRALNHFNKKTKGTLVSRLVESRPELASVGDFVDWARGCGMVVEREESGLVVVSESVLGL
- a CDS encoding F0F1 ATP synthase subunit epsilon; amino-acid sequence: MPLNVNVVSADQQVWSGEAAQVTARTTEGEIGILPGHEPVLAILATGQVRVRLSDGATVEANAEDGFLSVENDTVTIVSRNASLVS
- the atpD gene encoding F0F1 ATP synthase subunit beta; this encodes MTDTATAPVAAEATPGVGRIARVTGPVVDIEFPHDAIPGVYNALKTTIAIGDQTVELVLEVAQHLGDDLVRAIALKPTDGLVRGQEVTDTGAPISVPVGDVTKGKVFNVTGDILNLEPGETVEITERWPIHRDPPPFDQLESKTELFETGIKVIDLLTPYVQGGKIGLFGGAGVGKTVLIQEMIQRVAQDHGGVSVFAGVGERTREGNDLIMEMEEAGVFDKTALVFGQMDEPPGTRLRVALSALTMAEYFRDVQRQDVLLFIDNIFRFTQAGSEVSTLLGRMPSAVGYQPNLADEMGQLQERITSTRGHSITSLQAIYVPADDYTDPAPATTFAHLDATTELSREIASQGLYPAVDPLTSTSRILDPRYLGEDHYNTAIRVKAILQKNKELQEIIAILGVDELSEEDKITVARARRIQQFLSQNTYMAKKFTGVEGSTVPLKDTIESFTAIADGEFDHVATQAFFNVGSISDVEEKWAQIQKENG
- a CDS encoding F0F1 ATP synthase subunit gamma, translated to MGAQLRVYRQRIRSAQTTKKVTRAMELISASRIQKAQARMAASGPYSRAVTRAVSAVATFSNVDHVLTTEPESIDRAAIVLFTSDRGLNGAFSSNVLKAGEELATLLRNQGKDVVYYLVGRKAASYFAFRQRDSEQTWTGNTDQPEFDTAKEIGDAVVSKFLTDSSEGGVDEIHVVYNRFVSMVTQTPEVVRLLPLEVVEGIDEPEDDAILPLYEFEPEAEDVLDALLPVYIESRLFNAMLQSAASEHAARQKAMKSASDNADTLIRDYTRLANNARQSEITQQISEIVGGADALSSTKKK
- the atpA gene encoding F0F1 ATP synthase subunit alpha — protein: MSDIKISPDEIRDALKDFVSAYEPSQTSTTEVGHVIDAADGIAHVEGLPGVMANELIRFSNGVLGLAQNLDEDEIGVIVLGEFSGIDEGLEVTRTGEVLSVPVGDNYLGRVVDPLGNPIDGLGEIEAEGRRALELQAPGVMQRKSVHEPMQTGIKAIDAMIPIGRGQRQLIIGDRQTGKTAIAIDTIINQKANWESGDENKQVRCIYVAIGQKGSTIASVRGALEDAGAMEYTTIVASPASDPAGFKYLAPYTGSAIGQHWMYSGKHVLIVFDDLSKQAEAYRAVSLLLRRPPGREAYPGDVFYLHSRLLERCAKLSDELGAGSMTGLPIIETKANDVSAYIPTNVISITDGQIFLQSDLFNANQRPAVDVGISVSRVGGDAQVKSIKKVSGTLKLELAQYRSLEAFAMFASDLDQASRRQLARGARLTELLKQPQYSPFPVEKQVVSIWAGTNGKLDEVPVPDILRFEAEFHDYLGRTGDVLTKLASTNVLSDDIVADLEKGVDDFKKEFQTGEGKPLASVGREEFTATNTDDVNQEKIVKSAR